One window of the Rhodococcus sovatensis genome contains the following:
- a CDS encoding MarR family winged helix-turn-helix transcriptional regulator — protein MSDRSELESMISSDVRALSAVSEEIGRAFGAQHELRPNDFRALLLIMIADVEGTPLTAGELGNRLGLSSAAMTYLVERMIESGHIKREKVASDRRKVILRYDVHGMEVARGFFGPLGARTSAALADIPDSDLAAAHRVFSVLIDAMREHHDELHAG, from the coding sequence TGGAATCGATGATCTCATCGGACGTTCGCGCGCTGTCTGCTGTCTCGGAGGAGATCGGTCGCGCGTTCGGTGCGCAGCATGAATTGCGACCCAACGATTTTCGCGCACTGCTGCTGATCATGATTGCCGATGTCGAAGGCACGCCGCTGACGGCAGGTGAGCTCGGCAACAGGCTCGGTTTGTCCTCGGCTGCGATGACGTACCTGGTCGAAAGGATGATCGAGTCCGGTCATATCAAGCGCGAAAAAGTCGCGAGCGACCGTCGTAAGGTCATTCTGCGTTACGACGTCCACGGGATGGAGGTCGCCCGCGGATTCTTCGGTCCGTTGGGCGCACGGACGTCCGCGGCTCTTGCCGATATACCGGATTCGGATCTTGCTGCAGCGCATCGAGTCTTCAGTGTTTTGATCGACGCGATGCGCGAACATCACGACGAATTACATGCCGGTTGA